A genomic region of Bernardetia sp. ABR2-2B contains the following coding sequences:
- a CDS encoding carboxypeptidase-like regulatory domain-containing protein: MQRKTTISINKPCSENFDNFKATKAGGFCGSCQKEVIDFTQMSDKEIIAYFQNNQKKSCGRFNESQLKTYSTVTPSKRTYSLRKIGIGLMSFSLLSLLSINKSQAQQANPTIITETSEKQEKSSEDKNLTGRINQFTITGNITSPDGALPGAVIYIKGTKRGTQTDIDGNFSFVIPDGEVVLVFSYVGFKSKEIEITENTPRHLTVLLESSCELLGEVSVNEVYQSKQTVWQKFKGLFR; the protein is encoded by the coding sequence ATGCAAAGAAAAACTACTATTTCCATAAATAAGCCTTGTTCAGAAAATTTTGATAACTTCAAAGCTACAAAAGCAGGTGGTTTTTGTGGTTCTTGTCAGAAAGAAGTCATCGATTTTACTCAAATGAGTGATAAAGAGATTATAGCCTATTTTCAGAATAATCAAAAAAAGTCTTGTGGTCGCTTTAATGAATCTCAACTCAAAACTTATTCTACTGTTACTCCTTCAAAAAGAACGTACAGTTTGAGGAAAATAGGAATTGGTTTAATGAGTTTTTCTCTTCTTTCTCTACTATCAATTAATAAAAGTCAAGCCCAACAGGCTAATCCAACTATTATTACAGAAACATCTGAAAAGCAAGAAAAAAGTAGTGAAGATAAAAACTTGACGGGTAGAATTAACCAGTTTACAATAACAGGAAATATTACTAGTCCAGATGGAGCTTTACCAGGGGCTGTTATTTATATAAAGGGAACTAAAAGAGGAACTCAAACAGATATTGATGGAAATTTTAGCTTTGTTATACCTGACGGAGAAGTTGTACTCGTATTTTCATATGTTGGTTTTAAAAGCAAAGAAATAGAAATCACAGAAAATACTCCACGACATTTAACAGTCTTATTAGAGTCTTCTTGTGAACTTTTGGGAGAAGTAAGTGTCAATGAGGTTTATCAATCAAAGCAAACAGTTTGGCAAAAATTTAAAGGTTTATTTAGATGA
- a CDS encoding transglutaminase domain-containing protein → MIRFFCILFLLSIEVAKAQVSDFESVDFRKADSVANHYEGESVENLPLLSYKLTNSLPSDVEKFRAIYTWVSKNIENDYLGYVKNRRKRQKFQDDSLALKNWNKSFLPKVFEKLVKEKKTLCTGYAYLVRELATMSDIECKIIDGYGRTATTNTNEENSIPNHSWNAVKLNNKWYLCDATWSSGFFDTEKNEFISEYNEGYFLAEPKLFLKNHYPLEEKWMLLENKPSLSQFLKAPLVYKYTFNYQLIPVEPQKMKIEIGKNEIISFLFEAPDSLKTETIELELSLGSSKYSKKPLINRTKEGFLELKYTFEKLGHYDVHIKIDNQYLVTYTVRVRRNKK, encoded by the coding sequence ATGATTCGATTTTTCTGTATTTTATTCTTGCTAAGTATTGAAGTAGCAAAAGCACAAGTAAGTGATTTTGAAAGTGTAGATTTTCGTAAAGCAGATAGTGTTGCAAATCACTACGAAGGCGAGAGCGTAGAAAACTTACCTTTACTTTCTTATAAGCTAACAAATTCATTGCCTTCTGATGTAGAAAAATTTAGAGCAATATATACGTGGGTAAGCAAAAACATTGAAAACGATTACTTAGGATATGTAAAAAATAGAAGAAAACGTCAGAAATTCCAAGACGATAGTTTGGCTTTGAAAAATTGGAACAAATCATTTTTACCAAAAGTATTTGAGAAATTAGTTAAAGAAAAAAAGACGCTTTGTACAGGCTACGCATATTTAGTAAGAGAGTTAGCAACTATGTCTGATATAGAATGTAAAATTATTGATGGCTATGGAAGAACGGCAACTACAAATACAAACGAAGAAAATAGCATTCCTAATCACTCGTGGAATGCAGTAAAATTGAATAACAAATGGTATCTCTGTGATGCAACTTGGTCAAGTGGATTTTTTGATACAGAAAAAAATGAGTTTATTTCAGAATATAATGAGGGTTATTTTTTGGCTGAACCCAAACTATTTCTTAAAAATCATTACCCTTTAGAGGAAAAATGGATGTTATTGGAAAATAAACCTAGTCTTTCTCAATTCTTAAAAGCTCCATTGGTTTATAAATATACTTTCAATTACCAGCTTATCCCAGTAGAACCTCAAAAAATGAAAATAGAGATAGGGAAAAATGAAATAATTAGCTTTTTATTTGAAGCTCCCGATTCACTCAAAACAGAAACTATTGAATTAGAACTAAGCTTAGGTTCTTCTAAATACTCTAAAAAACCTCTCATTAATAGAACCAAAGAAGGATTTTTAGAATTAAAATATACATTCGAAAAACTAGGTCATTATGATGTTCATATAAAAATTGATAACCAATATCTTGTTACCTATACGGTTAGGGTTAGAAGAAATAAAAAATAG
- a CDS encoding NAD(P)-dependent alcohol dehydrogenase — protein MKTDIKFKENTFVVKGYGAKDNLLNKLTDHRLSEMDVERPMINDNQVIVEVLYSGVCHSDIHQVNDDWKNTRYPCVPGHEIIGKIAKVGNKVTKFSEGDLVGVGCMIDSCQTCKPCQDNEEQFCAGPHGATMTYNGYFNDPASDFNTFGGYSSHVVSNEEFLLSIPEKLDIKKAAPILCAGITTYLPLKQWNIKQGDKVAIVGIGGLGHMAVQLAKAMGAEVTAITTQEAKRKEALELGADHVLISENDEEMKKNAMNFNYILITIPYAFDVNPYVKLLAIRGSLVTVGLLGEYKEPLNNMEVAKLARQVGGSVIGGVKDTQEVLDFCAEHNIHPEVQMMKIEDINDAFEKIKKEKVRFRYVIDMKA, from the coding sequence ATGAAAACCGATATTAAATTCAAAGAAAACACATTTGTAGTAAAGGGCTATGGAGCAAAAGATAATTTGCTTAACAAACTAACAGACCATAGGCTATCAGAAATGGATGTAGAACGTCCCATGATTAATGATAACCAAGTTATTGTAGAGGTACTATATAGTGGCGTTTGTCATAGTGATATTCATCAAGTAAACGATGATTGGAAAAATACTCGTTATCCATGTGTACCGGGGCATGAGATTATTGGCAAAATAGCAAAAGTCGGTAATAAAGTAACAAAATTTAGTGAAGGAGATTTAGTAGGAGTTGGTTGTATGATAGATAGCTGTCAGACCTGTAAGCCTTGCCAAGATAATGAAGAACAGTTTTGTGCAGGACCTCATGGTGCAACAATGACCTATAACGGTTATTTTAATGACCCAGCATCTGATTTTAATACTTTTGGAGGTTATTCTAGTCATGTAGTTTCAAATGAAGAGTTTTTGTTAAGTATTCCTGAAAAGCTAGATATAAAGAAAGCAGCTCCTATTTTGTGCGCAGGAATAACAACTTATTTGCCACTCAAACAATGGAACATCAAGCAAGGAGATAAAGTAGCTATTGTTGGAATAGGAGGACTTGGACACATGGCTGTGCAACTAGCAAAAGCAATGGGCGCAGAAGTAACAGCAATCACTACACAAGAAGCCAAACGAAAAGAAGCCTTAGAATTAGGTGCTGACCACGTTCTGATTTCAGAAAATGATGAGGAAATGAAAAAAAATGCTATGAATTTTAATTATATACTAATTACAATTCCTTATGCTTTTGATGTAAATCCTTATGTTAAGCTACTTGCTATTCGTGGTAGTTTGGTAACGGTTGGTCTTTTGGGAGAATACAAAGAACCTCTTAATAATATGGAAGTAGCAAAACTAGCTCGTCAAGTAGGAGGTTCGGTAATAGGTGGCGTAAAAGATACACAAGAAGTTCTTGATTTCTGTGCAGAACATAATATTCATCCAGAAGTACAGATGATGAAAATAGAAGATATTAATGATGCCTTTGAAAAGATAAAGAAGGAAAAAGTACGTTTTAGATACGTAATTGATATGAAAGCCTAA